A single genomic interval of Patescibacteria group bacterium harbors:
- the tpiA gene encoding triose-phosphate isomerase, with the protein MKRPIVIANWKMQLGLKEGESLMDDILNRLGKIKTIAEKVDIIFCPPFFALESISKKLKGSFSLLNRKNQMTNLFLGAQDCFWEHKGAFTGEISPDQLKELGCQYVIIGHSERRQNLGETDEMVHHKIKTVLESELTPILCVGETFEERQNGAKDYVIINQVTRALEGNVLKADQEIIVAYEPIWVIGSGQVVTQEEAQYTNQVIQQRMIDFYPLPLIKNNIRLLYGGGIDSTNVGQFIEKDIIDGILVGNTSLKAEEFVKMIEAIGLKTK; encoded by the coding sequence ATGAAACGTCCGATTGTCATCGCTAATTGGAAAATGCAACTGGGATTAAAGGAAGGAGAGTCCTTAATGGATGACATTTTGAATCGTCTTGGAAAAATAAAAACAATTGCGGAAAAAGTTGATATTATTTTTTGTCCGCCATTTTTTGCCTTGGAATCTATTTCAAAAAAATTAAAAGGCAGCTTCTCTTTGCTTAACAGAAAAAATCAAATGACTAATTTATTTTTGGGAGCACAGGATTGTTTTTGGGAGCATAAAGGAGCTTTTACCGGAGAAATTTCTCCTGATCAATTAAAAGAATTAGGTTGTCAATATGTTATTATCGGCCATTCGGAGCGCAGACAGAATTTGGGAGAAACCGATGAAATGGTTCATCACAAAATAAAAACAGTTTTGGAAAGCGAATTAACTCCGATTCTTTGTGTTGGCGAGACTTTTGAAGAACGTCAAAATGGAGCCAAAGATTACGTGATTATCAATCAAGTTACCAGAGCTCTAGAGGGAAATGTTTTAAAAGCGGATCAGGAAATAATTGTCGCTTACGAACCGATTTGGGTTATTGGCAGCGGCCAAGTCGTGACCCAAGAAGAAGCCCAATACACAAATCAAGTTATTCAACAAAGAATGATTGATTTTTATCCTTTACCGTTAATAAAAAATAACATTCGTTTACTTTACGGCGGCGGAATTGACTCAACAAATGTCGGTCAATTTATTGAGAAAGACATTATTG